From a region of the Pseudanabaena sp. ABRG5-3 genome:
- a CDS encoding DUF1636 domain-containing protein: MNDRHILFVCKSCGSSHKTKQYVTKSEGEWLLEKLQTLYDDWALHDDFAIQPVECMGVCDQACAIAFVSPQKQTYLFGGLIADLANVEATAKAVLTCAGQYHAKPDGLLTYANRPEQLRAGAIARIPPYPNNTNSPKCCDNLVN, translated from the coding sequence ATGAATGATCGACATATCCTATTTGTTTGTAAGAGCTGTGGTAGCAGCCATAAAACCAAACAGTATGTGACTAAGAGTGAGGGTGAGTGGCTGTTAGAGAAACTCCAAACCCTATATGATGACTGGGCGTTGCATGATGATTTCGCGATTCAGCCAGTTGAATGTATGGGCGTTTGCGACCAAGCTTGCGCGATCGCCTTCGTTTCTCCCCAAAAGCAAACCTATCTGTTTGGAGGTTTAATAGCTGATTTAGCCAATGTTGAAGCGACTGCTAAAGCTGTGTTGACCTGTGCTGGTCAGTATCACGCTAAGCCAGATGGTCTATTAACCTACGCCAATCGCCCTGAGCAATTAAGAGCTGGTGCGATCGCCCGAATTCCCCCATACCCAAATAATACCAATTCACCAAAGTGTTGCGACAATTTGGTGAATTAA
- a CDS encoding formylglycine-generating enzyme family protein, with protein sequence MKRRRLIQYASLSGLGLVCSLAPQGIATTLGRSESHSKSTKELLSSFEFEVPIVDRRGQEVDRQTRQAHFFSTELGETSNLTMVAIPEGRFMMGETSNGQKSDQELPAHWVTLKPFFMSRYPITQAQWQAVAQLPQINRPLLAQPAHFVGADRPIESVSWLEAVEFCDRLSHYTSKTYRLPSESEWEYACRAGMSTPFATGLTLTSELANYNTQFAYAAEPAAAYLPETTPVGNFAPNAFGLNDMHGNVWEWCADHWHSDYKGAPAQGQVWIKDGQSTLRSLRGGSWADTPSQARSASRSGYPADGLNRMIGFRVVHV encoded by the coding sequence GTGAAAAGACGACGGTTAATTCAATATGCCAGTTTGAGTGGTTTGGGCTTGGTCTGTAGCTTAGCGCCTCAGGGGATAGCAACCACGTTAGGTCGGTCGGAGAGCCATTCCAAAAGCACGAAGGAGCTTCTAAGCTCTTTTGAGTTTGAAGTGCCTATCGTTGACCGCCGTGGTCAGGAAGTTGATCGGCAAACTCGGCAAGCCCACTTTTTTAGCACTGAGTTAGGAGAAACATCCAACCTAACCATGGTGGCGATTCCTGAAGGAAGATTTATGATGGGAGAAACCTCAAATGGTCAAAAATCAGATCAGGAGTTACCAGCTCACTGGGTCACACTGAAACCATTTTTTATGTCTAGGTATCCAATCACCCAAGCTCAATGGCAGGCAGTTGCTCAACTTCCCCAAATCAATCGACCGTTGCTAGCCCAGCCTGCTCATTTTGTTGGAGCTGATCGTCCAATCGAATCTGTTTCTTGGTTAGAGGCAGTCGAGTTTTGCGATCGGCTGTCGCATTACACCAGTAAGACCTACCGCCTACCTAGCGAATCCGAATGGGAATATGCCTGCCGAGCGGGTATGAGCACACCTTTTGCGACAGGGCTTACGCTCACTTCTGAGTTAGCCAACTACAATACCCAATTTGCCTATGCTGCCGAACCAGCCGCAGCCTATCTACCTGAAACAACACCAGTCGGAAATTTCGCTCCTAATGCCTTTGGTTTAAACGACATGCACGGCAATGTATGGGAATGGTGCGCCGACCATTGGCATAGCGACTATAAAGGTGCTCCTGCCCAAGGTCAGGTATGGATCAAGGACGGACAATCGACTTTGCGATCTCTTCGGGGCGGGAGTTGGGCTGATACTCCTTCGCAGGCT
- a CDS encoding CbtB-domain containing protein — MTTQTYGSIQQKVASRILSVPVQSGLYVSLIALTLWTVYFTTHPAIHDKVHSLRHHTALVNCH; from the coding sequence ATGACTACTCAAACCTATGGTTCAATCCAACAAAAAGTTGCCAGCCGTATCCTCTCAGTACCAGTGCAATCAGGGCTTTATGTATCTCTGATAGCCCTGACTCTGTGGACAGTTTACTTCACTACCCATCCTGCCATTCATGACAAAGTACATTCACTTCGCCACCACACGGCTTTGGTGAATTGCCACTAA
- a CDS encoding tetratricopeptide repeat protein, translated as MTITGVIALPINNNAYAQAQKDAVEWIKQGRQLWQKNDISGAIAAYQQAAQLEPKNSKILTSLGFLLTQQSNYSGAIATLERATRLDNTNAKAFNALGFVYVKIKDYPNAINAYRRAIALDRQNIDAYNSVGFLLTEQKNYSEAAKIYRQAIAVAPNNVKSYLNLGYILKLSGDRKGAVAIYNQADKIAPFDADVLVALGGLFAEQNQNEEAIAKYKRALEVNPRHPQANLAISKVLQSQGKYADAIVALRHAAAARNIPTSNLIELQREIANLYIQQGSLSGAIVAYRQIIEVEPEEAETYLALGKLLVTQQRVTEARKTLETAERLFNQQGNIDGLAQTRKVLSELK; from the coding sequence ATGACGATCACAGGGGTGATCGCTCTACCAATTAATAACAATGCCTATGCTCAAGCCCAAAAAGATGCCGTGGAATGGATCAAGCAGGGGCGACAACTTTGGCAAAAAAATGACATTTCTGGGGCGATCGCTGCCTATCAACAAGCAGCCCAGTTAGAACCCAAAAATTCTAAAATTCTGACGAGTCTTGGCTTCTTATTAACGCAACAGAGTAATTATTCGGGGGCAATCGCGACTCTAGAGAGGGCAACACGCTTAGATAATACCAATGCCAAAGCCTTTAATGCCTTGGGTTTTGTCTATGTCAAGATTAAGGACTACCCCAACGCAATCAATGCCTATCGTCGGGCGATCGCACTGGATCGACAAAATATTGATGCCTATAACAGTGTCGGCTTTTTACTAACGGAGCAAAAAAACTATAGTGAAGCCGCTAAGATTTATCGCCAAGCGATCGCTGTTGCTCCTAATAATGTCAAAAGCTATCTCAATTTGGGGTATATCTTGAAATTGTCGGGTGATCGCAAAGGTGCAGTAGCGATCTACAACCAAGCCGATAAAATTGCACCCTTTGATGCTGATGTATTAGTAGCGCTCGGTGGTCTATTCGCTGAGCAAAATCAAAACGAAGAGGCGATCGCCAAATATAAACGCGCCTTAGAAGTTAATCCGCGTCATCCTCAAGCGAATTTAGCGATCTCCAAAGTTTTACAGAGTCAAGGCAAGTATGCTGATGCAATAGTGGCTCTCCGTCATGCGGCGGCGGCAAGGAATATTCCAACGAGTAATTTGATAGAGCTACAACGGGAAATTGCTAATCTCTATATTCAGCAGGGTTCTCTCTCAGGTGCGATCGTTGCCTATCGCCAAATCATCGAAGTAGAACCTGAGGAAGCCGAGACTTATCTCGCTTTAGGTAAATTATTAGTCACACAGCAACGGGTAACTGAAGCCCGCAAAACCCTCGAAACTGCCGAGCGGTTATTTAATCAACAGGGTAATATTGATGGGCTAGCCCAAACTCGCAAAGTTCTATCAGAACTCAAATAA